A window of the Phosphitispora fastidiosa genome harbors these coding sequences:
- a CDS encoding ATP-binding cassette domain-containing protein codes for DLHPHEVSGGMGQRAMIAMMLITGPELLIADEPTSALDVTVQLDVLAILDNLVRDRGMGLIFISHDLRLVSSFCDRVIVMYAG; via the coding sequence GACCTCCATCCGCACGAGGTTTCGGGCGGCATGGGGCAGCGCGCCATGATTGCCATGATGTTGATCACCGGCCCGGAACTGCTGATCGCCGATGAACCGACCTCGGCGCTCGACGTGACTGTCCAGCTGGATGTTCTCGCCATCCTCGACAATCTGGTGCGCGATCGCGGCATGGGGCTGATCTTCATTTCGCACGATCTGCGGCTGGTCTCGTCGTTCTGCGACCGGGTCATCGTCATGTATGCGGGCCA